One Mycobacterium marseillense DNA window includes the following coding sequences:
- a CDS encoding SDR family NAD(P)-dependent oxidoreductase — protein MAALQGKVALVTGASSGLGAETAKLFSRQGATVFGIGRDTGRLSDVFVDVERGGYASVDIASAQACRDAVEHCVREFGGLDILVNVAGKHQMRRTESMTDDDWEQDVAVNMNGPFYLCRAALPHLLERGGNIVNVSSIAGVEGQAYSAGYCAAKHGLLGLTRALAVEYTADRLRVNAVCPGGMLTPQIEQFSAPDNPNYDLILRTASPRGMMQPLDVANVIAFLASDAAAAVHGAVYRVDNGKGAG, from the coding sequence GTGGCATTGGTGACGGGGGCGTCGTCGGGCCTGGGCGCGGAAACCGCCAAGTTGTTCTCCCGTCAGGGCGCAACGGTTTTCGGCATCGGTCGGGACACCGGCCGCCTGTCCGACGTCTTTGTCGACGTGGAACGCGGTGGCTACGCATCGGTGGACATTGCCTCGGCGCAGGCCTGCAGAGACGCGGTAGAGCACTGCGTGCGCGAATTCGGCGGCCTGGACATTCTCGTCAATGTCGCGGGCAAGCACCAGATGCGCCGGACGGAGTCGATGACCGACGACGACTGGGAGCAGGACGTGGCGGTCAACATGAACGGTCCCTTCTATCTCTGCCGGGCCGCGCTGCCCCACCTGCTGGAGCGGGGCGGAAACATCGTCAACGTGAGCTCGATCGCCGGCGTCGAGGGCCAGGCGTACTCGGCCGGTTACTGCGCCGCCAAGCATGGGCTGCTCGGCCTCACCCGCGCGCTGGCCGTCGAGTACACGGCGGACCGCCTGCGCGTCAATGCGGTGTGTCCGGGCGGCATGCTCACCCCGCAAATCGAACAGTTCAGCGCCCCGGACAATCCGAACTACGACCTGATCCTGCGCACGGCCTCGCCGCGCGGCATGATGCAACCACTCGATGTCGCCAACGTGATCGCCTTCCTCGCCAGTGACGCCGCAGCCGCGGTCCACGGCGCCGTCTATCGGGTCGACAACGGCAAGGGCGCCGGATAA